Genomic window (Peromyscus maniculatus bairdii isolate BWxNUB_F1_BW_parent chromosome 10, HU_Pman_BW_mat_3.1, whole genome shotgun sequence):
tgagccCTCTGAAAGAGCCCCATGCCTGTgctctggagccatctctctggctccaggGTCTTTGGATagagagtctcactctgtatcccaggctggcctggatatTTAGTCCACCCTAGAGGAAGACAGTATCTACCTGCCCCAATATGGAATGTTGTCATTATAGATATCTGTTCACTTTTATATTTATGTCCAGAGTTCTTACAATTGGTTGGTGTATGGGAGCCAGAAAACAATAATGGCATTTAAGCAAAGACATCCATCATTCTGTGTTTAGTAAAGATATCAATTAAGAACTGATagtgaattattttattgctgcCTTATTATGCTGAAAAAGGAGAATGTAATGGGTAGGCCTAGGGACTTTCAAAAAACACAATTAATAGAGATCACAATAGAAGACTTCAAAAACAGTTCCAGGAGATGCTTGAAGCCAGTTGAGAGTCTTTCCAGACCCTGACGCTAGCAGGGAGGctaatgactgaggaagaccccAGAGGAAGAGCACTCACATGCAGAAGTCATGTTTCCTGTTTACTGCCAGCAAGAACAAAGCTCCAGGTGAAAGACACAGCATTCCTCATTTTCAGAGCACTCCTCAGGGTCACAGTTCTCATCACATACATGGCAGGCATTTGTACAGAAGAAGATGCGACAGGGATTCCTTACGGCTACGAGTATATCCATGAGCTCCTGACAAAGTTGGGCATATCTGTTTTCATCGATGATCCCGGAAGCATTATAGCATTGCAGAGAGGCAGGGTAGTGCTCCTCACTCATCTTGGTCAAGTTGGCTGTGTGATGCAAAAGGTCCTTCAGGACAGGGGTGGAGAAGTCATTGTATGAAAAGTTAACCTTGGTGAGCTGGGAGCACTTGCTGAGGACAGGGATGAGGTCAGTGAGCTGAGAGTCATCCATATTACAACGCTGAAAGTCCAGAGACTTCAGAGTACCTGCTACATTCTCTAGCAGGATTCCAAGAGGCTGGAGACATGAAGTCAAAAACTCGGTTCCTCTAAAGTCCAGATGTTTTAGCTGACGAAGGCTGCGGCTCAAGGGGAAATATTTCAAGTCGGACATTGACATCTCGCAGTTATTGATGGAAAGAGTCTCCAAGCGGGTTTTCAGGGACCTAGAGATACACAAAGCAGTTAGTTCAGGGAAAAGTATACTGGGGTTTATAAAGAGGAAGACGGGGCACATGTCTCAAGGTCAGTTTGACTATATGAACAATCAGAGTACCAGGGTGCTGCCTCTTGGAGTCTATTAAATCAAGTCACACCCACAACTCTCACCATAATTGTTCCCAGTCACTGGCAGGCCCCATGCACATGCGAATCCTTAGAGTGAACTGGAAAGGTTTGCTCTGGTAGCTGAGCCACCTCCGCATCCTTGCTTACCTGAGTATATGTTTCATGTGGTCTTTGAGAAAGTAGATGTCATCAATGGAGAGATGCTGCAGACAGTGGAGTTTGGAGAACTGAGCAAAGGCCTTGCTGATACGCTCAGTGTCTACTatcctgtaggcaagcctgaaaGTGCTCTGGTCCTCGTTTTTCAGGGAGAGTTTTCGAAGACTTCTCATCTCTCCAAGGCAGGGAGCAAAACGTGCCAGTTTGGACACATTCCAggccaggttcaattccagctCCTCAATGCGTCCTGGGTGGAAAACATTCAAGATTTCTTTGACAGTGCACACAGGCGCAGTCCAGATCTTCATGTTTATACAGTGCAGCTGTAGAAAGTCTTTTCTCTGCTGGACCCACTGCAAGAAGCATGCTTGCTCTTCATTCAGacggagcctgaggcagaggtcaGTTACCACCTTCAGATGCCGCCGCCTCAGTGCATATCTGGGAAGGTCCTTCACTACAGGCCTCTCATCCACAGTCTCTGCCAAACAGGCCCCATCCTCTCTTCCAGTCCATATGTTCCAGAACTCATGTTGAACATTCCTCAGGTCGAGCACCTGAAGTTGCTCGCTCCTGTGGGTAAAACGTGTAAAGTATCAGCAGACATGACAGGCCCCAACACCCAGCAAGTTTCCACTACACCAGCAAGTTTCCACTACACATCCCTAATGTCAGCTCTACCCTCCTGCCAAGGTCTCTTCAGCACCAAGTGTCCAACGTAGGAACTCATGTGTGTCATGGCCTCTCCCCGTGAGCTGCATGTGTACAGCTGACTACTTTCCTTCCACTAAGTTACTCTCCATTTCTACCTAGTCCCATGTTAGTGGTTGTTGGAAAGCCAGGGataggctccttcctctctgactaCCTCTACTCTGTCCTCTAATCCATACTCAACTGTCCTTACTACAGGAAACAATAGGTTTCAAGGCCCCTGCATTCCAGCACCATGACCCCATCAGAAGCCTCTGACCCACCTACAAAGCCATTCTCCCTGACCCACGGTCTCTCCCACATGCCCCTTGTGCTCAGTCTACAGTACTTGGCTGTTGCTTACCCGGGGTGAAACTCTCTTTTCAGATGCATGTCTACTCCATCTAGCACAGCCTGGAAGGTTTTCAAGTTGGGAGTCTTCATCAACGACCCCAcagggaggcaggggaaaggcCAGGCTGCCACCATTGCCTTCACAATCCTAGAGTGTCTGCCATTGAAGGCATCCTTGAACAGTGCTGGGAAGAGCGTCCAGGGCAGTTTCTCCAGAGCAGAGATGGCCAAGGCTTCATCTCTCAGCAGCGCCTGCCTTGCCAGCTTCTCCAGTGTGGGTGGGGTTTGACCATTCATCATGAATTGTCTTCAGTCAGAAGGCTCCTGGGGAAGCATTCAGGTGAGAATATATCTTCAAGATTAAGTTTAAAAATCTTCCCCCTCCCCTAGTACAGCAACCACTCAAgatctgagtcaattgctctggcaATGGTAGAGACATCAACTTAAATCATTGTCCTCACTGGTAGTGTAAATCTAGACTCTCACTGGCATTATGGGAGCCTCTCTATGTTCCTAATGGACACATGATTTAGCATCAAAGTATCTTATGAgtgacactttctcaaaaaaaaaaaaaaagctttatgttGTGGTTCAATGTttagcttagtttctagccaggtggtggtggaactcgcctttaatcccagcactcgggaggcagaggcaggtggatctgtgagttcaagcccagtctgatctacaaaatgagttccgggacagcctccaaggctatacagagaaagcctgtctcaaaaaaaccaaaatgtacagtttttacCAAGGAAGATGATATGATGGCAATGGCTTCGTGCAGTTTTTTCAGCCACCCTGGTGCAGAAAACTTCAAcataccacccccccccccaaaaaaaagcaaacttttttGAAAAAGATGCAGACTAAAGCCTGAGTCAAGATAGAACTCACAAGCAATTCCAGCTACTGTGAGTCTGAAGCAGAGGAACTGCCAAAGAGGCTAAGATAAGTGGTCTACAGTTCCACAAGAGCCCTTGttccacaaaaacaaataaaagcagtAGTGTGAATATACCACAGTACAAGGGAATATGCTAATAACCTCAGCACCCATAGTCAGGAGGATCTTGATTTCCAGCCTCCCCAGAACTCCAgggccagttctaggacagcttgaACAACATagaaacccttgtctcaaaacaacaaccatAATGAAATCACAAACTATTATACAAAGACATTTGAGATGCAGGTGGAACTTCATTTAGACCTTTACTCATTGTCTTCAATGTGTTCAtctgaagagacagaaatgaaaattcCTGATCCATCTTGGTCTAAAGGTCCCTTTATCAAACCACATGACCCAAGGGAGGACAACTACTCACCAGTTCTGAGCACCGACCACAGTCTCTTTATCCCAGCTGAGCCAGGTGCTTCCTCCAGGCTCCAGGTCTCTCAGTATCTTCATGGCTCTCCTGAAGCctttatataccttcctgctcaCCCTCCCTATTGTAGTCCCACCTTCCAACCCCAAGCTGCAATTTGATTGGACGGCTCAGTCTGCAACTTTTAATTCTATAGACACCATTCAGTCATTTCATTGATTGAATAAGAATTTCTTGTGAAAACACCCAGACTGCCCCTCAAATGTCTTGGGTCAATATAAACATTCCACTTGTTAATTAACTACACAAACCTGAGTTTGttgatttgttcttttatttgcttgtttattactTAGTTTTGAATCTGTTACAGAGACTGGGTCTTGTTCACAAGCTaaggctgttttggaactctaacttctagcaatcctcctgcctctgttgaggggccccaaaacagcttgaccacacagctgccatgacagggtTAGAGGCCCAGACatggcttctgtgacaggcttactggcaggcaacacccaggtCTAGGAAAAGCTATAAGCtaacaccacccagggatccacccagggatggggaagtacctAACAACCCAAACATTCCAAATATTAGATAAGGCAGCCAGATGTTGCAGAGTCTAGAACACTACTATTCTTGTTTTACTGATAGCCCCAGACAATTGTcagtcaatcagggtcctgaaccctggaaatctcttcaccccaacctctgctatgattaaaaaccctAGCCGGGGCTCAGGGCAATCTACTGTCACTGCTGCATGGGACAGATagaccaagctctggagcttgaaaataaaggctctttgcttttccatgtgggatttggtctctgtggtggacttttgggggtccctgagaTTTGGGCATTACAGCCTCAGCATCCTTCTTGCTTGGGTAATGTTATAAATCACCATGTGTTGCTGAATTTAATTCATCTGACCAAAGACTGTCTGAGTTTGAGTCAGTTTGGGATTTAATCTGTTGCTGataatagacataaaaataattttaaaagatttttgtcaCTGTGTTGTAGGAAAAGCACCTAGTCAGTCCGGAATATGTTCTGGAGCTCAAGGCCTGAACTTGAGAGGGTGAGGCCGGAGGATGGCTTGATTCCCTTACTATGGAGGTTGGGGTGTTGGGGATGCACTCAGTTTGTAGAGAACTAACTACCCAGCATCCACTGCGTcctcttcccagcactcactgcaGTAGACGAGCCGGGGCTTGCCTGTAAGCTCAGATTTGAAGAGTGGGAGGCAGTCGGTCAGTTAACTTCAGCCTAGGTGTcagctcaaggacagcctgagccacGTAAGACCTGCTTTTCACCCACTGAACAGAGCAGGACAGAAGAGGTGGCTTGGAGGAGAGCCACCCTTGGTTCCCCAGGAAACAGCCAGTGCTTCAGGAACGTCAGGGCAGCACACTTGCTCAAGATCATGAAATGAAGAGTGGGACCTGGGGGCTGAGAATGGCAAGCTCTAAAGATCACCCATTAGTCTTCcagtctagccgggcggtggtggcgcacaactttaatcccagcactcgggagacagagccaggcagatttctgtgagttcgaggccagcctgggctaccaagtgagttccaggacaggccccaaagctacacagagaaacgctgtctcaaaaaaaacaaaacaaaacaaaaaaatcttccaCTCCAGCATTGTTGTGGCTGCATCACCAGACCCCTGGACaaaaccaccacagagctgatattCGATGCAAAACACATagggggtttattgataacaatcAAGTTTGGGCTTGGTCTGTGTTTGATATCTGATAAAACGGGTGgtggaggatggccctgagctctcaagGTGAgcagcttttaaagaaaacataaacaagagtggtacaagccttggtgtCCTATGATTGAGTGAGGGTGTGTAAGCTTTGAATTTAGTGCCTGGGGGTTACAGTTTTCATTTTGGGGggaggcctggacaagtcccaggctgtgtccttgagttgccatgggggctggctggcctcccatgttcacattgacccatgcacatatcTCTCAGCTGGTGAGGGATCCCAGAGAGTAATCAACTGGCTGAACCTTCAGAGGTCAGAgcatgtgcagaaagggagctactgctaggactatgtcttttttgtttgtttgttttttgagacagggttctctgtgtagctttgcccctttcctggaactccctttagagaccaggctgtccttgaactcacagagatctgcctgcctctgcctcccgagtgctgggattaaaggtgtgtgccagcaccgcTCAGACCCATTTTATTCTCACAATATTTGTTGTGTACATGAGGAAATTAATGAGCAGAGACatggactatgtcttttgtttatggaacccccagaaactgcttgctcaagtctcaggaaactgaaattgaggcctgatctctgagagaggACAGAGtagcctgttatggtgtctgcttggtcctttcaagaaCTACATGGTGTCCGGAAATgatgtgtaactccagtcccgggaGATCTGAAGCCCCGCTTTGGCTTTCTTGGGCAGCAGGCATACATGAGGtgtacattcatacatgcaggcaaaacattcctaCACCtagaatgaatcttaaaaaaaagtttggatcagtaccaggaatggaggcacacgccttcaatcctcacactgggagacagaggtaggtgggaCTCAGTGAGTTCAGTACCAACCTGTTCTAAGTAGGCAAACCAGTCAGGTATACAGAGTGAGCATCTatcttaaaaattgtttaaagctgggtggtggtggctcatgcctttaatcccaacacaagagaggcagaggcaggtagatctctttgagttcacggtcagcctggtctacaaagtgagttttgaGCCATCAAGGTATTACAGGGagaaacccccaaaacaaaccg
Coding sequences:
- the LOC102905612 gene encoding PRAME family member 20-like translates to MNGQTPPTLEKLARQALLRDEALAISALEKLPWTLFPALFKDAFNGRHSRIVKAMVAAWPFPCLPVGSLMKTPNLKTFQAVLDGVDMHLKREFHPGEQLQVLDLRNVQHEFWNIWTGREDGACLAETVDERPVVKDLPRYALRRRHLKVVTDLCLRLRLNEEQACFLQWVQQRKDFLQLHCINMKIWTAPVCTVKEILNVFHPGRIEELELNLAWNVSKLARFAPCLGEMRSLRKLSLKNEDQSTFRLAYRIVDTERISKAFAQFSKLHCLQHLSIDDIYFLKDHMKHILRSLKTRLETLSINNCEMSMSDLKYFPLSRSLRQLKHLDFRGTEFLTSCLQPLGILLENVAGTLKSLDFQRCNMDDSQLTDLIPVLSKCSQLTKVNFSYNDFSTPVLKDLLHHTANLTKMSEEHYPASLQCYNASGIIDENRYAQLCQELMDILVAVRNPCRIFFCTNACHVCDENCDPEECSENEECCVFHLELCSCWQ